The following proteins are co-located in the Nerophis ophidion isolate RoL-2023_Sa linkage group LG04, RoL_Noph_v1.0, whole genome shotgun sequence genome:
- the LOC133551890 gene encoding G protein-activated inward rectifier potassium channel 2-like: MEQDVESSAINKFPKQLVDMERTRRVQRYVRKDGKCNVHHGNVRETYRYLTDIFTTLVDLKWRFNLFVFILVYTVTWLFFGFMWWLIAYLRGDLDHLADNLWTPCVNNLNSFVSAFLFSIETETTIGYGYRVITDKCPEGILLLLVQSVLGSIVNAFMVGCMFVKISQPKKRAETLVFSTHAVVSMRDGRLCLMFRVGDLRNSHIVEASIRAKLIKSKQTKEGEFIPLNQTDINVGYSTGDDRLFLVSPLIICHEINQSSPFWDVSPAHLANEELEVVVILEGMVEATGMTCQARSSYVSSEIKWGYRFTPVLTLEDGFYEVDYNSFHDIYQTNTPACSARELADMSERARPPLACSLAGKPSQQDLAEADKEAEPQSKSVPQTERNGDVSGAEKESKV, from the exons ATGGAGCAGGATGTGGAGAGCTCGGCCATCAACAAGTTCCCCAAGCAGCTGGTGGACATGGAGCGGACCAGGAGGGTCCAGCGCTACGTCCGGAAAGACGGCAAGTGCAACGTGCACCACGGCAACGTGCGCGAGACCTACCGCTACCTGACGGACATCTTCACCACGCTGGTGGACCTGAAGTGGAGGTTCAACCTCTTCGTCTTCATCCTGGTCTACACCGTCACCTGGCTCTTCTTCGGCTTCATGTGGTGGCTCATCGCCTACCTGCGGGGAGACCTGGACCACCTGGCGGACAACCTCTGGACTCCGTGCGTCAACAACCTGAATAGCTTCGTCTCCGCCTTCCTcttctccatcgagacggagaccACCATCGGGTACGGGTACCGGGTGATCACGGACAAGTGTCCCGAGGGCATCTTGCTGCTGCTGGTGCAGTCGGTCCTGGGCTCCATCGTCAACGCCTTCATGGTGGGCTGCATGTTCGTCAAGATCTCGCAGCCCAAGAAGCGCGCCGAGACGCTGGTCTTCTCCACCCACGCCGTGGTCTCCATGAGGGACGGCCGTCTGTGCCTCATGTTCCGGGTGGGCGACCTCAGGAACTCGCACATCGTGGAGGCGTCCATCCGGGCCAAGCTCATCAAGTCCAAGCAGACCAAGGAGGGCGAGTTCATCCCGCTGAACCAGACGGACATCAACGTGGGCTACAGCACGGGAGACGACCGCCTCTTCCTGGTGTCCCCGCTCATCATCTGTCACGAGATCAACCAGAGCAGTCCTTTCTGGGACGTCTCGCCCGCACACCTGGCCAACGAGGAGCTGGAGGTGGTCGTCATCCTGGAGGGCATGGTGGAGGCCACGG gcatGACGTGTCAGGCCAGGAGTTCGTACGTGAGCAGCGAGATCAAGTGGGGCTATCGCTTCACGCCCGTCCTCACGCTGGAGGACGGCTTCTACGAGGTGGACTACAACAGCTTCCACGACATCTACCAGACCAACACGCCCGCCTGCAGCGCCAGGGAGCTGGCGGACATGAGCGAGCGCGCCCGCCCGCCCCTCGCCTGCTCGCTGGCCGGCAAGCCGAGTCAGCAGGATCTGGCCGAGGCCGACAAGGAGGCGGAGCCACAGAGCAAGAGCGTCCCGCAGACTGAGAGGAACGGAGACGTCTCCGGCGCCGAGAAGGAGTCCAAAGTGTAG